DNA from Streptomyces sp. Edi4:
TCGTGGAGACCATGGCGTACTCGCCGCCCGCGCTGGGGATGAGGGTGCCCAGCTCCGAGTAGCAGAACGCCACGGCGATACAGAGCAGCGAACCGATGGCGATGGTGAGGGCGGTGTAGGTGCCCAGGGTGGAGAAGAGGTCGGGCACGACGACGAACAGCGTGGAGGCGGGGGTCACGCACGACAGCGTGAGCAGGGTGCCGCCCACGACGCCGATGGACCGCTTGAGCTTCTGCGCCTGCTGGGGGGTGGGTCCGGTCGCGGGGGCGAGCGCTTGGGGAGCGCTGAGCGTTTCCGTCATCGTGCGGGTTCCGATCGACTGGTGCGGAGTCCGGTCACCGGGAGCGGTATCGCCTCCAGAGGCGGGTGGTGAAGAGTTCGGGGCTCCCGGGGTGCCGTTATGCAATCCTTCGCAGAACCGCAGGTCAATAGGGGGTTACCTGCGGAATCCGAAGATCGGGACGCGGTTTGCGCCGGTTTTCGGCGTCAAGGGGGCGTCAGGAACCAGGATCGGCCGGTGCGGGAACCGTAGCTTCCGCATCGAAGTTCGTCGACAACTTTCCGCACTGCGGACGCTCGCACCCAGCCGGGCCCCGACCGGCGCTCCCCGATCCGGGCGCTCCCCCGCCCGGGTGCTCCCCTGCCCGGGCGCTCAGCCACCCGCCCGCTCAGCCACCCGCCCGGTCAGCCGCTCGATTCGGTCAGCGCGGCCATCAGCGCCCGCACGGGGCCGGCGGGCTCGCGCGGGTGGACGACCTCGGTACGGTGCACGAGACGCGGCGCCGAGATCCGCACGGCGACCGTCCCCGCCGCCCCCTCGGCGACTCCGGCCGCCACGGCGACGATCCCGTGCCCGGCGGCGACGAGCACCCCGAGCCCCGTCAACTCCGTTCCCGCATACGCCACTTGACCCAGGAATCCGTCACTGCGGGCGGCCGCGCGCAGCTGCGCCAGGGGCACGGCCGCGTCCGGGGCGTCGATCCAGCGGGCGTCGGCGAGATCGCCGAGACGCAGGGCGGGGCGGCCCGCGAGGGGGTGCCCGGCCGGCAGCAGCACCACGAGCGGTTCCTCGGCGATCCCTCGCGTGATCAGCGTTCCCGCGTCGGGCAGCGGCAGCGGATCGCTGGGCGCCGCGGCGCCGGTGACCAGGCCGAGGTCGGCCGCGCCCGTCAGGACCGCCCGCACGCTCGCGTCCCGGCCAAGGACGCGCACCTCGACGGCCAGCCCGGGAACGGCCTGGCGCACGACGCCGAGCGCGCGGGCGAAGGCGGGGCTCAGCGCGTCGGGCGCGCAGGCGACGGCGAGCCGCGCGGGCCGCACCTCGGTGAGCCGGGCGAGGTCGGCGCGGGCCGCGTCGAGGCGGAGCAGCAGAGGGCGCGCGTGCTCCATGAGGCGCGCCCCGGCCGGGGTGGGCTCCACCGGGCGGCGCCCGAGCAGCGGGGTGGCGAGGTCGGCTTCGAGCGCGGCGATGTGCTGCGACACGGCGGACTGGGTGTAGCCGAGTTCCCGGGCGGCGGTGGAGAACGAGCGGTGCTCGACGACGGCGACGAAGGTGCGCAGCAGATGCGGATCCATGGGCATCAGTATCGCTAATGCGGAATCCATGAATCATCGTTGGACGTGATGCGGGCGCCCGGCCAGGCTTACGTGCATGAACACGACCCGCATCGCCCTGGTCGGCGACCGCTCCCCCGACGTCCGCTCCCACACCCGCGTGCCACTGCTCCTGGACGCCCTGCGCGAATGCGAAGGCCTCGACCTCGACGCGTACTGGATCCCGACCGAGGAGGCCGAGGAGCACGGCGTCGGCGGCTTCGACGCGGTGTGGCTGCTGCCGGGCAGCCCCTACCGCAGCGAGACCGGGGCGCTTGCCGCCGTACGCACCGCCCGCGAGGAACGCATCCCCTTCCTCGGCACCTGCGCCGGGTTCCAGCACGCGCTTTTGGAGTACGCGCGCGACGTGTGCGGGTTGCACGGGGCCAGCCACGCCGAGAACACCCCGGACGCCGAGGACCCCTTGATCGTGCCGCTCGCCTGCTCACTGGTCGGCCACGAGGGGGCGATCGCGCTGGAGCCGGGCTCGCTCGCGGCCGGGCTCCTGGGCGCCGAGCGCAGCCTGGAGCGCTACCACTGCGACTACGGCGCCGGCGCCGCCCACGTGGACACCCTGCGCGCCCACGGCCTGCGCTTTTCCGGCACCGACACCGAGGGCGACGTACGCATCGCCGAACTCCCCGGCCACCCCTTCTTCCTGGCCACCCTCTTCCAGCCGGAACTGGCAGGAGACGGCCACCGCCCGCACCCCTTCATCCTGGGCCTCGCGAGGGCCGCGACGGACCACGCGAAGGCGACGCGGTGAGAACGGTGCTGCTCGCGTACGTGCGCTGGTGCACCGTGCGCGAAGCCGCGGCCCTGAGCCCCCTCCTGCACCCCGCCGAGCCGACGCTGGTCCGCGTCCGGGGTGGTCCCGGGCGGCCCGGGCGCATCCCGCACGAGATCCCCCGCCGTCCGCGACGGGAAGGCGGGGGGTCGGCGCGGGCGGCGGGTCAGTGGTTCCTGGGGAAGCCCAGGTCCACGCCCGTGGGAGCGTCCGCCGGGTCCGGCCAGCGGGTGGTGACGACCTTGCCGCGGGTGTAGAAGTGCGTGCCGTCGTTGCCGTAGATGTGGTGGTCGCCGAAGAGCGAGTCCTTCCAGCCGCCGAAGGAGTGGTAGCCCACCGGCACCGGGATCGGCACGTTGACGCCGACCATGCCGGCCTCCACCTCCAGCTGGAAGCGGCGGGCCGCGCCGCCGTCGCGGGTGAAGATCGCGGTGCCGTTGCCGAACGGCGAGGCGTTGATCAGCGCCAGGCCCTCCTCGTACGTCTGGGCGCGCAGCACGCACAGGACCGGGCCGAAGATCTCGTCGCGATAGGCGTCGGACGAGGTCGGCACGTGGTCCAGGAGGGACAGGCCGATCCAGTGGCCGCCCTCGAAGCCGTCGACGGTGTAGCCGGTGCCGTCAAGGACGACCTCGCAGCCCTGCGCCGCCGCGCCCTTCACGTACGAGGCGACCTTGTCGCGGTGGGCCGCCGTGATCAGCGGGCCCATCTCGGACGACGGGTCGTTGCCGGGGCCGATCTTGATCTTTTCGGCGCGCTCGCGGATCTTCGCCACCAGCTCGTCGCCGATCGCGCCGACCGCCACGACCGCGGAGATGGCCATGCAGCGCTCGCCCGCCGAACCGTAGGCGGCCGAGACGGCGGCGTCGGCGGCCGCGTCGAGGTCGGCGTCCGGCAGCACCAGCATGTGGTTCTTGGCGCCGCCGAGCGCCTGCACCCGCTTGCCGCCCGCGGACGCGGTGGTGTGGATGTGGCGGGCGATCGGGGTGGAGCCGACGAAGGAGACGGCCGCCACGTCCGGGTGGGCGAGCAGCGCGTCGACGGCCACCTTGTCACCGTGCAGCACGGTGAAGACGCCGTCGGGAAGCCCGGCCTCCGCCAGCAGTTCGGCGATCTTCATCGACGCCGACGGGTCCTT
Protein-coding regions in this window:
- a CDS encoding CoA-acylating methylmalonate-semialdehyde dehydrogenase; the encoded protein is MTKTVHHWIGGKTVEGTSGEFGPVTDPATGEVTTRVAFASAEEVDRAVAIARAAYSTWGTSSLAQRTTVLFAFRALLDANRDAIAELITAEHGKVHSDALGEVARGLEIVDLACGITTQLKGELSTQVSSRVDVASIRQPLGVVAGITPFNFPAMVPMWMFPLAIACGNTFILKPSEKDPSASMKIAELLAEAGLPDGVFTVLHGDKVAVDALLAHPDVAAVSFVGSTPIARHIHTTASAGGKRVQALGGAKNHMLVLPDADLDAAADAAVSAAYGSAGERCMAISAVVAVGAIGDELVAKIRERAEKIKIGPGNDPSSEMGPLITAAHRDKVASYVKGAAAQGCEVVLDGTGYTVDGFEGGHWIGLSLLDHVPTSSDAYRDEIFGPVLCVLRAQTYEEGLALINASPFGNGTAIFTRDGGAARRFQLEVEAGMVGVNVPIPVPVGYHSFGGWKDSLFGDHHIYGNDGTHFYTRGKVVTTRWPDPADAPTGVDLGFPRNH
- a CDS encoding LysR family transcriptional regulator, with the translated sequence MDPHLLRTFVAVVEHRSFSTAARELGYTQSAVSQHIAALEADLATPLLGRRPVEPTPAGARLMEHARPLLLRLDAARADLARLTEVRPARLAVACAPDALSPAFARALGVVRQAVPGLAVEVRVLGRDASVRAVLTGAADLGLVTGAAAPSDPLPLPDAGTLITRGIAEEPLVVLLPAGHPLAGRPALRLGDLADARWIDAPDAAVPLAQLRAAARSDGFLGQVAYAGTELTGLGVLVAAGHGIVAVAAGVAEGAAGTVAVRISAPRLVHRTEVVHPREPAGPVRALMAALTESSG